From the Aphelocoma coerulescens isolate FSJ_1873_10779 chromosome 10, UR_Acoe_1.0, whole genome shotgun sequence genome, one window contains:
- the MEF2A gene encoding myocyte-specific enhancer factor 2A isoform X1, producing MGRKKIQITRIMDERNRQVTFTKRKFGLMKKAYELSVLCDCEIALIIFNSSNKLFQYASTDMDKVLLKYTEYNEPHESRTNSDIVEALNKKEHRGCDSPDPDTSYVLTPHTEEKYKKINEEFDNMMRNHKIAVSTKPGLPAQNFSMSVTVPVSNPNTLTYSNPGSSLVSPSLAASSSLTDTTMLSPPQSTLHRNVSPGAPQRPPSTGNAGGMLGTTDLSVPNGAGTSPVGNGFVNSRASPSLLGTSGGGNGLGKVMPTKSPPPPGGGNLGMNNRKPDLRVVIPPSSKGMMPPLSEEDELELNTQRISSSQSTQPLATPVVSVTTPSLPPQGLVYSAMPTAYNTDYSLTSADLSALQGFNSPGMLSLGQVSAWQQHHLGPAALSSLVTGSQLSQGSNLSINTNQNINIKSEPISPPRDRVTPSGFPPQQPQPPPPPSRQELGRSPVDSLSSSSSSYDGSDREDPRSDFHSPVVLGRPPNTEDRESPSVKRMRMDTWVT from the exons GTCACCTTTACAAAGAGGAAGTTTGGATTAATGAAGAAGGCCTATGAGTTGAGTGTGCTCTGTGACTGTGAAATAGCACTCATCATTTTTAACAGCTCTAACAAACTCTTTCAGTATGCCAGCACTGACATGGACAAAGTTCTACTAAAATACACAGAATACAACGAGCCCCACGAAAGCAGAACCAACTCAGATATCGTTGAG GCTCTGAACAAGAAGGAACACAGAGGGTGCGACAGCCCGGACCCTGACACTTCATATGTGCTCACGCCacatacagaagaaaaatataaaaaaattaatgaagagtTTGATAATATGATGCGGAATCATAAAATCGCAGTGAGTACTAAA CCTGGCTTGCCTGCCCAGAACTTCTCCATGTCGGTGACTGTTCCAGTGTCCAATCCCAACACTTTAACCTACAGCAACCCAGGGAGctccctggtgtccccatccctggccgCCAGCTCCTCGCTCACGGACACGACCATGCTGTCCCCACCCCAGAGCACCCTGCACCGTAATGTGTCCCCCGGGGCCCCACAGAGACCGCCCAGCACGGGCAACGCAG GTGGAATGCTGGGGACAACTGATCTCTCAGTGCCAAATGGAGCTGGTACCAGTCCAGTGG gaAATGGGTTTGTGAATTCCCGAGCTTCACCAAGTCTACTTGGTACTAGTGGTGGTGGGAATGGCCTAGGCAAAGTCATGCCTACAAAGTCCCCACCTCCACCAGGAGGAGGAAATCTTGGCATGAACAACCGCAAACCCGACCTCCGTGTCGTCATCCCACCCTCCAGCAAGGGCATGATGCCACCACTG TCGGAGGAGGATGAATTGGAGTTG AATACCCAAAGGATAAGCAGTTCTCAGTCCACGCAGCCCCTGGCCACCCCTGTGGTGTCGGTGACGACTCCGAGCCTGCCCCCACAGGGACTCGTGTACTCGGCCATGCCCACTGCCTACAACACTG ATTACTCCTTGACTAGCGCAGACCTGTCTGCCCTGCAGGGGTTTAACTCCCCAGGAATGCTGTCCTTGGGGCAGGTGtctgcctggcagcagcaccACCTTGGTCCCGCGGCCCTCAGCTCTCTTGT cACTGGCAGCCAGCTATCTCAGGGTTCCAATCTCTCCATTAACACCAACCAAAACATCAACATCAAATCCGAACCGATCTCGCCTCCCCGGGACCGCGTCACCCCCTCCGGGTTCCCGCCGCAGCAGCCGcagccgccaccgccgccgtcGCGCCAGGAGCTGGGGCGCTCCCCGGTCGACAgcctgagcagctccagcagctcctacGATGGCAGCGACCGCGAGGATCCCCGCAGCGATTTCCACTCCCCCGTCGTGCTGGGGCGGCCGCCCAACACAGAAGATCGGGAGAGTCCCTCGGTAAAACGAATGAGGATGGACACGTGGGTGACATAA
- the MEF2A gene encoding myocyte-specific enhancer factor 2A isoform X4, with the protein MGRKKIQITRIMDERNRQVTFTKRKFGLMKKAYELSVLCDCEIALIIFNSSNKLFQYASTDMDKVLLKYTEYNEPHESRTNSDIVEALNKKEHRGCDSPDPDTSYVLTPHTEEKYKKINEEFDNMMRNHKIAVSTKPGLPAQNFSMSVTVPVSNPNTLTYSNPGSSLVSPSLAASSSLTDTTMLSPPQSTLHRNVSPGAPQRPPSTGNAGGMLGTTDLSVPNGAGTSPVGNGFVNSRASPSLLGTSGGGNGLGKVMPTKSPPPPGGGNLGMNNRKPDLRVVIPPSSKGMMPPLNTQRISSSQSTQPLATPVVSVTTPSLPPQGLVYSAMPTAYNTDYSLTSADLSALQGFNSPGMLSLGQVSAWQQHHLGPAALSSLVTGSQLSQGSNLSINTNQNINIKSEPISPPRDRVTPSGFPPQQPQPPPPPSRQELGRSPVDSLSSSSSSYDGSDREDPRSDFHSPVVLGRPPNTEDRESPSVKRMRMDTWVT; encoded by the exons GTCACCTTTACAAAGAGGAAGTTTGGATTAATGAAGAAGGCCTATGAGTTGAGTGTGCTCTGTGACTGTGAAATAGCACTCATCATTTTTAACAGCTCTAACAAACTCTTTCAGTATGCCAGCACTGACATGGACAAAGTTCTACTAAAATACACAGAATACAACGAGCCCCACGAAAGCAGAACCAACTCAGATATCGTTGAG GCTCTGAACAAGAAGGAACACAGAGGGTGCGACAGCCCGGACCCTGACACTTCATATGTGCTCACGCCacatacagaagaaaaatataaaaaaattaatgaagagtTTGATAATATGATGCGGAATCATAAAATCGCAGTGAGTACTAAA CCTGGCTTGCCTGCCCAGAACTTCTCCATGTCGGTGACTGTTCCAGTGTCCAATCCCAACACTTTAACCTACAGCAACCCAGGGAGctccctggtgtccccatccctggccgCCAGCTCCTCGCTCACGGACACGACCATGCTGTCCCCACCCCAGAGCACCCTGCACCGTAATGTGTCCCCCGGGGCCCCACAGAGACCGCCCAGCACGGGCAACGCAG GTGGAATGCTGGGGACAACTGATCTCTCAGTGCCAAATGGAGCTGGTACCAGTCCAGTGG gaAATGGGTTTGTGAATTCCCGAGCTTCACCAAGTCTACTTGGTACTAGTGGTGGTGGGAATGGCCTAGGCAAAGTCATGCCTACAAAGTCCCCACCTCCACCAGGAGGAGGAAATCTTGGCATGAACAACCGCAAACCCGACCTCCGTGTCGTCATCCCACCCTCCAGCAAGGGCATGATGCCACCACTG AATACCCAAAGGATAAGCAGTTCTCAGTCCACGCAGCCCCTGGCCACCCCTGTGGTGTCGGTGACGACTCCGAGCCTGCCCCCACAGGGACTCGTGTACTCGGCCATGCCCACTGCCTACAACACTG ATTACTCCTTGACTAGCGCAGACCTGTCTGCCCTGCAGGGGTTTAACTCCCCAGGAATGCTGTCCTTGGGGCAGGTGtctgcctggcagcagcaccACCTTGGTCCCGCGGCCCTCAGCTCTCTTGT cACTGGCAGCCAGCTATCTCAGGGTTCCAATCTCTCCATTAACACCAACCAAAACATCAACATCAAATCCGAACCGATCTCGCCTCCCCGGGACCGCGTCACCCCCTCCGGGTTCCCGCCGCAGCAGCCGcagccgccaccgccgccgtcGCGCCAGGAGCTGGGGCGCTCCCCGGTCGACAgcctgagcagctccagcagctcctacGATGGCAGCGACCGCGAGGATCCCCGCAGCGATTTCCACTCCCCCGTCGTGCTGGGGCGGCCGCCCAACACAGAAGATCGGGAGAGTCCCTCGGTAAAACGAATGAGGATGGACACGTGGGTGACATAA
- the MEF2A gene encoding myocyte-specific enhancer factor 2A isoform X7: MGRKKIQITRIMDERNRQVTFTKRKFGLMKKAYELSVLCDCEIALIIFNSSNKLFQYASTDMDKVLLKYTEYNEPHESRTNSDIVETLRKKGLNGCESPDADDYFEHSPLSEDRFSKLNEDSDFIFKRGPALNKKEHRGCDSPDPDTSYVLTPHTEEKYKKINEEFDNMMRNHKIAPGLPAQNFSMSVTVPVSNPNTLTYSNPGSSLVSPSLAASSSLTDTTMLSPPQSTLHRNVSPGAPQRPPSTGNAGGMLGTTDLSVPNGAGTSPVGNGFVNSRASPSLLGTSGGGNGLGKVMPTKSPPPPGGGNLGMNNRKPDLRVVIPPSSKGMMPPLSEEDELELNTQRISSSQSTQPLATPVVSVTTPSLPPQGLVYSAMPTAYNTDYSLTSADLSALQGFNSPGMLSLGQVSAWQQHHLGPAALSSLVTGSQLSQGSNLSINTNQNINIKSEPISPPRDRVTPSGFPPQQPQPPPPPSRQELGRSPVDSLSSSSSSYDGSDREDPRSDFHSPVVLGRPPNTEDRESPSVKRMRMDTWVT; the protein is encoded by the exons GTCACCTTTACAAAGAGGAAGTTTGGATTAATGAAGAAGGCCTATGAGTTGAGTGTGCTCTGTGACTGTGAAATAGCACTCATCATTTTTAACAGCTCTAACAAACTCTTTCAGTATGCCAGCACTGACATGGACAAAGTTCTACTAAAATACACAGAATACAACGAGCCCCACGAAAGCAGAACCAACTCAGATATCGTTGAG ACCTTAAGAAAGAAAGGCCTTAATGGTTGTGAGAGCCCTGATGCTGACGATTACTTTGAGCACAGTCCACTATCGGAGGACAGATTCAGCAAACTAAATGAAGATagtgattttattttcaagcGAGGCCCT GCTCTGAACAAGAAGGAACACAGAGGGTGCGACAGCCCGGACCCTGACACTTCATATGTGCTCACGCCacatacagaagaaaaatataaaaaaattaatgaagagtTTGATAATATGATGCGGAATCATAAAATCGCA CCTGGCTTGCCTGCCCAGAACTTCTCCATGTCGGTGACTGTTCCAGTGTCCAATCCCAACACTTTAACCTACAGCAACCCAGGGAGctccctggtgtccccatccctggccgCCAGCTCCTCGCTCACGGACACGACCATGCTGTCCCCACCCCAGAGCACCCTGCACCGTAATGTGTCCCCCGGGGCCCCACAGAGACCGCCCAGCACGGGCAACGCAG GTGGAATGCTGGGGACAACTGATCTCTCAGTGCCAAATGGAGCTGGTACCAGTCCAGTGG gaAATGGGTTTGTGAATTCCCGAGCTTCACCAAGTCTACTTGGTACTAGTGGTGGTGGGAATGGCCTAGGCAAAGTCATGCCTACAAAGTCCCCACCTCCACCAGGAGGAGGAAATCTTGGCATGAACAACCGCAAACCCGACCTCCGTGTCGTCATCCCACCCTCCAGCAAGGGCATGATGCCACCACTG TCGGAGGAGGATGAATTGGAGTTG AATACCCAAAGGATAAGCAGTTCTCAGTCCACGCAGCCCCTGGCCACCCCTGTGGTGTCGGTGACGACTCCGAGCCTGCCCCCACAGGGACTCGTGTACTCGGCCATGCCCACTGCCTACAACACTG ATTACTCCTTGACTAGCGCAGACCTGTCTGCCCTGCAGGGGTTTAACTCCCCAGGAATGCTGTCCTTGGGGCAGGTGtctgcctggcagcagcaccACCTTGGTCCCGCGGCCCTCAGCTCTCTTGT cACTGGCAGCCAGCTATCTCAGGGTTCCAATCTCTCCATTAACACCAACCAAAACATCAACATCAAATCCGAACCGATCTCGCCTCCCCGGGACCGCGTCACCCCCTCCGGGTTCCCGCCGCAGCAGCCGcagccgccaccgccgccgtcGCGCCAGGAGCTGGGGCGCTCCCCGGTCGACAgcctgagcagctccagcagctcctacGATGGCAGCGACCGCGAGGATCCCCGCAGCGATTTCCACTCCCCCGTCGTGCTGGGGCGGCCGCCCAACACAGAAGATCGGGAGAGTCCCTCGGTAAAACGAATGAGGATGGACACGTGGGTGACATAA
- the MEF2A gene encoding myocyte-specific enhancer factor 2A isoform X3: MGRKKIQITRIMDERNRQVTFTKRKFGLMKKAYELSVLCDCEIALIIFNSSNKLFQYASTDMDKVLLKYTEYNEPHESRTNSDIVETLRKKGLNGCESPDADDYFEHSPLSEDRFSKLNEDSDFIFKRGPPGLPAQNFSMSVTVPVSNPNTLTYSNPGSSLVSPSLAASSSLTDTTMLSPPQSTLHRNVSPGAPQRPPSTGNAGGMLGTTDLSVPNGAGTSPVGNGFVNSRASPSLLGTSGGGNGLGKVMPTKSPPPPGGGNLGMNNRKPDLRVVIPPSSKGMMPPLSEEDELELNTQRISSSQSTQPLATPVVSVTTPSLPPQGLVYSAMPTAYNTDYSLTSADLSALQGFNSPGMLSLGQVSAWQQHHLGPAALSSLVTGSQLSQGSNLSINTNQNINIKSEPISPPRDRVTPSGFPPQQPQPPPPPSRQELGRSPVDSLSSSSSSYDGSDREDPRSDFHSPVVLGRPPNTEDRESPSVKRMRMDTWVT; encoded by the exons GTCACCTTTACAAAGAGGAAGTTTGGATTAATGAAGAAGGCCTATGAGTTGAGTGTGCTCTGTGACTGTGAAATAGCACTCATCATTTTTAACAGCTCTAACAAACTCTTTCAGTATGCCAGCACTGACATGGACAAAGTTCTACTAAAATACACAGAATACAACGAGCCCCACGAAAGCAGAACCAACTCAGATATCGTTGAG ACCTTAAGAAAGAAAGGCCTTAATGGTTGTGAGAGCCCTGATGCTGACGATTACTTTGAGCACAGTCCACTATCGGAGGACAGATTCAGCAAACTAAATGAAGATagtgattttattttcaagcGAGGCCCT CCTGGCTTGCCTGCCCAGAACTTCTCCATGTCGGTGACTGTTCCAGTGTCCAATCCCAACACTTTAACCTACAGCAACCCAGGGAGctccctggtgtccccatccctggccgCCAGCTCCTCGCTCACGGACACGACCATGCTGTCCCCACCCCAGAGCACCCTGCACCGTAATGTGTCCCCCGGGGCCCCACAGAGACCGCCCAGCACGGGCAACGCAG GTGGAATGCTGGGGACAACTGATCTCTCAGTGCCAAATGGAGCTGGTACCAGTCCAGTGG gaAATGGGTTTGTGAATTCCCGAGCTTCACCAAGTCTACTTGGTACTAGTGGTGGTGGGAATGGCCTAGGCAAAGTCATGCCTACAAAGTCCCCACCTCCACCAGGAGGAGGAAATCTTGGCATGAACAACCGCAAACCCGACCTCCGTGTCGTCATCCCACCCTCCAGCAAGGGCATGATGCCACCACTG TCGGAGGAGGATGAATTGGAGTTG AATACCCAAAGGATAAGCAGTTCTCAGTCCACGCAGCCCCTGGCCACCCCTGTGGTGTCGGTGACGACTCCGAGCCTGCCCCCACAGGGACTCGTGTACTCGGCCATGCCCACTGCCTACAACACTG ATTACTCCTTGACTAGCGCAGACCTGTCTGCCCTGCAGGGGTTTAACTCCCCAGGAATGCTGTCCTTGGGGCAGGTGtctgcctggcagcagcaccACCTTGGTCCCGCGGCCCTCAGCTCTCTTGT cACTGGCAGCCAGCTATCTCAGGGTTCCAATCTCTCCATTAACACCAACCAAAACATCAACATCAAATCCGAACCGATCTCGCCTCCCCGGGACCGCGTCACCCCCTCCGGGTTCCCGCCGCAGCAGCCGcagccgccaccgccgccgtcGCGCCAGGAGCTGGGGCGCTCCCCGGTCGACAgcctgagcagctccagcagctcctacGATGGCAGCGACCGCGAGGATCCCCGCAGCGATTTCCACTCCCCCGTCGTGCTGGGGCGGCCGCCCAACACAGAAGATCGGGAGAGTCCCTCGGTAAAACGAATGAGGATGGACACGTGGGTGACATAA
- the MEF2A gene encoding myocyte-specific enhancer factor 2A isoform X2 translates to MGRKKIQITRIMDERNRQVTFTKRKFGLMKKAYELSVLCDCEIALIIFNSSNKLFQYASTDMDKVLLKYTEYNEPHESRTNSDIVEALNKKEHRGCDSPDPDTSYVLTPHTEEKYKKINEEFDNMMRNHKIAPGLPAQNFSMSVTVPVSNPNTLTYSNPGSSLVSPSLAASSSLTDTTMLSPPQSTLHRNVSPGAPQRPPSTGNAGGMLGTTDLSVPNGAGTSPVGNGFVNSRASPSLLGTSGGGNGLGKVMPTKSPPPPGGGNLGMNNRKPDLRVVIPPSSKGMMPPLSEEDELELNTQRISSSQSTQPLATPVVSVTTPSLPPQGLVYSAMPTAYNTDYSLTSADLSALQGFNSPGMLSLGQVSAWQQHHLGPAALSSLVTGSQLSQGSNLSINTNQNINIKSEPISPPRDRVTPSGFPPQQPQPPPPPSRQELGRSPVDSLSSSSSSYDGSDREDPRSDFHSPVVLGRPPNTEDRESPSVKRMRMDTWVT, encoded by the exons GTCACCTTTACAAAGAGGAAGTTTGGATTAATGAAGAAGGCCTATGAGTTGAGTGTGCTCTGTGACTGTGAAATAGCACTCATCATTTTTAACAGCTCTAACAAACTCTTTCAGTATGCCAGCACTGACATGGACAAAGTTCTACTAAAATACACAGAATACAACGAGCCCCACGAAAGCAGAACCAACTCAGATATCGTTGAG GCTCTGAACAAGAAGGAACACAGAGGGTGCGACAGCCCGGACCCTGACACTTCATATGTGCTCACGCCacatacagaagaaaaatataaaaaaattaatgaagagtTTGATAATATGATGCGGAATCATAAAATCGCA CCTGGCTTGCCTGCCCAGAACTTCTCCATGTCGGTGACTGTTCCAGTGTCCAATCCCAACACTTTAACCTACAGCAACCCAGGGAGctccctggtgtccccatccctggccgCCAGCTCCTCGCTCACGGACACGACCATGCTGTCCCCACCCCAGAGCACCCTGCACCGTAATGTGTCCCCCGGGGCCCCACAGAGACCGCCCAGCACGGGCAACGCAG GTGGAATGCTGGGGACAACTGATCTCTCAGTGCCAAATGGAGCTGGTACCAGTCCAGTGG gaAATGGGTTTGTGAATTCCCGAGCTTCACCAAGTCTACTTGGTACTAGTGGTGGTGGGAATGGCCTAGGCAAAGTCATGCCTACAAAGTCCCCACCTCCACCAGGAGGAGGAAATCTTGGCATGAACAACCGCAAACCCGACCTCCGTGTCGTCATCCCACCCTCCAGCAAGGGCATGATGCCACCACTG TCGGAGGAGGATGAATTGGAGTTG AATACCCAAAGGATAAGCAGTTCTCAGTCCACGCAGCCCCTGGCCACCCCTGTGGTGTCGGTGACGACTCCGAGCCTGCCCCCACAGGGACTCGTGTACTCGGCCATGCCCACTGCCTACAACACTG ATTACTCCTTGACTAGCGCAGACCTGTCTGCCCTGCAGGGGTTTAACTCCCCAGGAATGCTGTCCTTGGGGCAGGTGtctgcctggcagcagcaccACCTTGGTCCCGCGGCCCTCAGCTCTCTTGT cACTGGCAGCCAGCTATCTCAGGGTTCCAATCTCTCCATTAACACCAACCAAAACATCAACATCAAATCCGAACCGATCTCGCCTCCCCGGGACCGCGTCACCCCCTCCGGGTTCCCGCCGCAGCAGCCGcagccgccaccgccgccgtcGCGCCAGGAGCTGGGGCGCTCCCCGGTCGACAgcctgagcagctccagcagctcctacGATGGCAGCGACCGCGAGGATCCCCGCAGCGATTTCCACTCCCCCGTCGTGCTGGGGCGGCCGCCCAACACAGAAGATCGGGAGAGTCCCTCGGTAAAACGAATGAGGATGGACACGTGGGTGACATAA
- the MEF2A gene encoding myocyte-specific enhancer factor 2A isoform X6, with protein MGRKKIQITRIMDERNRQVTFTKRKFGLMKKAYELSVLCDCEIALIIFNSSNKLFQYASTDMDKVLLKYTEYNEPHESRTNSDIVETLRKKGLNGCESPDADDYFEHSPLSEDRFSKLNEDSDFIFKRGPPGLPAQNFSMSVTVPVSNPNTLTYSNPGSSLVSPSLAASSSLTDTTMLSPPQSTLHRNVSPGAPQRPPSTGNAGGMLGTTDLSVPNGAGTSPVGNGFVNSRASPSLLGTSGGGNGLGKVMPTKSPPPPGGGNLGMNNRKPDLRVVIPPSSKGMMPPLNTQRISSSQSTQPLATPVVSVTTPSLPPQGLVYSAMPTAYNTDYSLTSADLSALQGFNSPGMLSLGQVSAWQQHHLGPAALSSLVTGSQLSQGSNLSINTNQNINIKSEPISPPRDRVTPSGFPPQQPQPPPPPSRQELGRSPVDSLSSSSSSYDGSDREDPRSDFHSPVVLGRPPNTEDRESPSVKRMRMDTWVT; from the exons GTCACCTTTACAAAGAGGAAGTTTGGATTAATGAAGAAGGCCTATGAGTTGAGTGTGCTCTGTGACTGTGAAATAGCACTCATCATTTTTAACAGCTCTAACAAACTCTTTCAGTATGCCAGCACTGACATGGACAAAGTTCTACTAAAATACACAGAATACAACGAGCCCCACGAAAGCAGAACCAACTCAGATATCGTTGAG ACCTTAAGAAAGAAAGGCCTTAATGGTTGTGAGAGCCCTGATGCTGACGATTACTTTGAGCACAGTCCACTATCGGAGGACAGATTCAGCAAACTAAATGAAGATagtgattttattttcaagcGAGGCCCT CCTGGCTTGCCTGCCCAGAACTTCTCCATGTCGGTGACTGTTCCAGTGTCCAATCCCAACACTTTAACCTACAGCAACCCAGGGAGctccctggtgtccccatccctggccgCCAGCTCCTCGCTCACGGACACGACCATGCTGTCCCCACCCCAGAGCACCCTGCACCGTAATGTGTCCCCCGGGGCCCCACAGAGACCGCCCAGCACGGGCAACGCAG GTGGAATGCTGGGGACAACTGATCTCTCAGTGCCAAATGGAGCTGGTACCAGTCCAGTGG gaAATGGGTTTGTGAATTCCCGAGCTTCACCAAGTCTACTTGGTACTAGTGGTGGTGGGAATGGCCTAGGCAAAGTCATGCCTACAAAGTCCCCACCTCCACCAGGAGGAGGAAATCTTGGCATGAACAACCGCAAACCCGACCTCCGTGTCGTCATCCCACCCTCCAGCAAGGGCATGATGCCACCACTG AATACCCAAAGGATAAGCAGTTCTCAGTCCACGCAGCCCCTGGCCACCCCTGTGGTGTCGGTGACGACTCCGAGCCTGCCCCCACAGGGACTCGTGTACTCGGCCATGCCCACTGCCTACAACACTG ATTACTCCTTGACTAGCGCAGACCTGTCTGCCCTGCAGGGGTTTAACTCCCCAGGAATGCTGTCCTTGGGGCAGGTGtctgcctggcagcagcaccACCTTGGTCCCGCGGCCCTCAGCTCTCTTGT cACTGGCAGCCAGCTATCTCAGGGTTCCAATCTCTCCATTAACACCAACCAAAACATCAACATCAAATCCGAACCGATCTCGCCTCCCCGGGACCGCGTCACCCCCTCCGGGTTCCCGCCGCAGCAGCCGcagccgccaccgccgccgtcGCGCCAGGAGCTGGGGCGCTCCCCGGTCGACAgcctgagcagctccagcagctcctacGATGGCAGCGACCGCGAGGATCCCCGCAGCGATTTCCACTCCCCCGTCGTGCTGGGGCGGCCGCCCAACACAGAAGATCGGGAGAGTCCCTCGGTAAAACGAATGAGGATGGACACGTGGGTGACATAA
- the MEF2A gene encoding myocyte-specific enhancer factor 2A isoform X5, producing MGRKKIQITRIMDERNRQVTFTKRKFGLMKKAYELSVLCDCEIALIIFNSSNKLFQYASTDMDKVLLKYTEYNEPHESRTNSDIVEALNKKEHRGCDSPDPDTSYVLTPHTEEKYKKINEEFDNMMRNHKIAPGLPAQNFSMSVTVPVSNPNTLTYSNPGSSLVSPSLAASSSLTDTTMLSPPQSTLHRNVSPGAPQRPPSTGNAGGMLGTTDLSVPNGAGTSPVGNGFVNSRASPSLLGTSGGGNGLGKVMPTKSPPPPGGGNLGMNNRKPDLRVVIPPSSKGMMPPLNTQRISSSQSTQPLATPVVSVTTPSLPPQGLVYSAMPTAYNTDYSLTSADLSALQGFNSPGMLSLGQVSAWQQHHLGPAALSSLVTGSQLSQGSNLSINTNQNINIKSEPISPPRDRVTPSGFPPQQPQPPPPPSRQELGRSPVDSLSSSSSSYDGSDREDPRSDFHSPVVLGRPPNTEDRESPSVKRMRMDTWVT from the exons GTCACCTTTACAAAGAGGAAGTTTGGATTAATGAAGAAGGCCTATGAGTTGAGTGTGCTCTGTGACTGTGAAATAGCACTCATCATTTTTAACAGCTCTAACAAACTCTTTCAGTATGCCAGCACTGACATGGACAAAGTTCTACTAAAATACACAGAATACAACGAGCCCCACGAAAGCAGAACCAACTCAGATATCGTTGAG GCTCTGAACAAGAAGGAACACAGAGGGTGCGACAGCCCGGACCCTGACACTTCATATGTGCTCACGCCacatacagaagaaaaatataaaaaaattaatgaagagtTTGATAATATGATGCGGAATCATAAAATCGCA CCTGGCTTGCCTGCCCAGAACTTCTCCATGTCGGTGACTGTTCCAGTGTCCAATCCCAACACTTTAACCTACAGCAACCCAGGGAGctccctggtgtccccatccctggccgCCAGCTCCTCGCTCACGGACACGACCATGCTGTCCCCACCCCAGAGCACCCTGCACCGTAATGTGTCCCCCGGGGCCCCACAGAGACCGCCCAGCACGGGCAACGCAG GTGGAATGCTGGGGACAACTGATCTCTCAGTGCCAAATGGAGCTGGTACCAGTCCAGTGG gaAATGGGTTTGTGAATTCCCGAGCTTCACCAAGTCTACTTGGTACTAGTGGTGGTGGGAATGGCCTAGGCAAAGTCATGCCTACAAAGTCCCCACCTCCACCAGGAGGAGGAAATCTTGGCATGAACAACCGCAAACCCGACCTCCGTGTCGTCATCCCACCCTCCAGCAAGGGCATGATGCCACCACTG AATACCCAAAGGATAAGCAGTTCTCAGTCCACGCAGCCCCTGGCCACCCCTGTGGTGTCGGTGACGACTCCGAGCCTGCCCCCACAGGGACTCGTGTACTCGGCCATGCCCACTGCCTACAACACTG ATTACTCCTTGACTAGCGCAGACCTGTCTGCCCTGCAGGGGTTTAACTCCCCAGGAATGCTGTCCTTGGGGCAGGTGtctgcctggcagcagcaccACCTTGGTCCCGCGGCCCTCAGCTCTCTTGT cACTGGCAGCCAGCTATCTCAGGGTTCCAATCTCTCCATTAACACCAACCAAAACATCAACATCAAATCCGAACCGATCTCGCCTCCCCGGGACCGCGTCACCCCCTCCGGGTTCCCGCCGCAGCAGCCGcagccgccaccgccgccgtcGCGCCAGGAGCTGGGGCGCTCCCCGGTCGACAgcctgagcagctccagcagctcctacGATGGCAGCGACCGCGAGGATCCCCGCAGCGATTTCCACTCCCCCGTCGTGCTGGGGCGGCCGCCCAACACAGAAGATCGGGAGAGTCCCTCGGTAAAACGAATGAGGATGGACACGTGGGTGACATAA